A window of the Myripristis murdjan chromosome 15, fMyrMur1.1, whole genome shotgun sequence genome harbors these coding sequences:
- the nphp1 gene encoding nephrocystin-1 produces MPPKRKGPLQLVQRETDDIKRKVDNLVKDVRSQHGDTEEALQRCRELQTSAEKTMGTLKKLTKADELAPVGNYDQRKQEEERRLQGIMERLNTLSLELSPPGPSTAAGDSSKTDSEEDDDDDDDDDDEDEDDDDDDVDGDKDEKKAVKPTSQSAPGVYTVLSNFRGEQEGDLSVKRGDVLKIIRKTADGWWLAQDAKGNRGVVPKTYLKSGSGVDDEDVDDDHDDDDDDEDDDNEDEELEEEEEQQDDEELTEDQEKQSGASRLNWFNVRKALTEIDATDVLSAMGAIPSGFRPSTLNKLLVEEGLTYRGSHYIQPELSQSQLSFKDLFLDPDTGQVRARQVRTSVCFTLWNCRSIPTPGVGVQVLSRHVRLCAFDGTQVLSNIHTVRATYSSKSPKTWSFSPRVTGILPTLLDGDCFLRCNSASPELGILFELGVTFIRNSTGERGDLSCGWAFLKLTDNTGNPLPSKTYELPVNGGTPYEKDVPVEASVTRDAAAGVIQQMLRSRRQPKLIVKLKSANTRTRTQLSILPDTLLHCLNCVHVLALHRQLLADTLLMDRPTMQNAELISSPVLATFPLLLDQPDLLDALRTAWLDAETLMSRAQKRDLPHLKQEFIKIYMSSVYYLLHSPLLPCQRWADPSCEEQRARVIYATLDTLRHAQHTTGQSGIPEVFVDSKHQHLAFDVSELTFDLLHVAR; encoded by the exons ATGCCACCAAAAAGAAAAGGCCCACTGCAGCTCgtccagagagagacagacgacATTAAAAGAAAG GTTGACAATCTGGTGAAGGATGTGCGGAGTCAGCATGGAGACACTGAAGAGGCACTGCAGAG ATGCCGAGAACTGCAGACCTCAGCTGAGAAGACAATGGGGACACTCAAGAAACTGACCAAG GCTGATGAGCTGGCCCCAGTTGGGAACTACGACCAGAGgaagcaggaagaggagagacgACTGCAGGGCATCATGGAGCGCctcaacacactctctctggAGCTTTCGCCACCCGGACCGAGCACTGCAGCAGG TGACTCCTCAAAGACAGATagtgaggaagatgatgatgatgatgacgacgacgacgatgaggatgaggatgacgatgatgatgatgtcgatggtgacaaagatgaaaagaaagctGTAAAGCCGACATCTCAGTCTGCCCCTGGCGTCTACACGGTCCTCAGCAACTTCAGGGGAGAGCAGGAAGGAGATCTGTCTGTTAAG AGAGGTGATGTGTTGAAGATTATCAGGAAGACGGCAGATGGATGGTGGCTGGCTCAGGATGCTAAAGGCAACAGAGGAGTGGTCCCTAAAACCTACCTGAAG AGTGGTTCTGGTGTAGACGATGAAGATgttgatgatgatcatgatgatgatgatgatgatgaagatgatgacaatgaggatgaggagttagaggaggaggaagagcagcaggaTGATGAAGAACTGACTGAGGACCAAGAGAAACAGAG TGGTGCTTCTCGTTTGAACTGGTTCAATGTCAGAAAGGCTTTGACTGAG attGATGCAACTGATGTGCTCTCTGCCATGGGGGCTATCCCCTCAGGATTCAGACCATCAACCCTCAATAAACTACTGGTCGAAGAAG GGCTGACATACAGAGGAAGTCATTACATTCAGCCtgagctcagccaatcacagctctcgTTCAAAGACCTCTTCCTGGACCCAGACACTGGCCAG GTGCGTGCTCGGCAGGTCAGGaccagtgtgtgttttactcTCTGGAACTGCAGGAGTATTCCTACCCCTGGAGTTGGAGTTCAGGTCCTCAGTAGACATGTCCGCCTCTGTGCCTTTGATGGAACTCAG gtgttgaGTAACATTCACACAGTGAGGGCCACCTACAGCTCCAAGAGCCCCAAGACCTGGAGCTTCTCTCCCAGG GTGACCGGCATTCTGCCCACCCTCCTTGATGGAGACTGTTTCCTGCGCTGCAACTCAGCCTCTCCTGAGCTGGGGATCCTCTTTGAACTGGGTGTCACCTTCATACGGAAT tcTACCGGTGAGAGAGGAGACCTGAGCTGTGGCTGGGCCTTCCTCAAACTGACTGACAACACTGGAAATCCACTCCCCTCCAA GACATATGAGCTACCAGTGAATGGAGGAACTCCCTATGAGAAAGATGTACCAGTGGAGGCCTCAGTGACCAGAGATG CTGCGGCTGGTGTTATCCAGCAGATGCTGAGGTCCAGGCGGCAGCCCAAGCTGATTGTCAAGCTGAAATCAGCCAACACTCGGACCAGAACCCAGCTCAG TATCCTTCCAGacactctgctgcactgcctgaACTGTGTTCATGTACTGGCTCTGCACAGACAGCTGCTAGCTGACACACTGCTGATGGACAGGCCTACCATGCAGAAtgctg AGCTCATATCCAGTCCTGTGCTGGCCACCTTCCCCCTGCTGCTGGACCAGCCAGACCTGCTGGATGCTCTCAGA ACCGCCTGGCTGGATGCTGAGACTCTAATGAGCAGAGCGCAGAag agagacTTGCCCCATCTGAAACAGGAGTTCATCAAGATCTACATGTCATCAGTCTACTACCTCCTCCACTCCCCGCTGTTGCCATGCCAACGCTGGGCCGACCCGTCCTGTGAGGAGCAGCGGGCGAGAGTCATCTACGCCACCCTGGACACGCTCAGACATGCCCAACACACCACCGGCCAATCAGGAATCCCGGAGGTCTTCGTCGACTCCAAGCATCAGCACCTGGCCTTTGATGTCTCAgagttgacctttgacctcctccaTGTGGCGCGATAA